The genomic DNA GTCGCCACCACGGTGCTCGAGCGCGGCCGCGTGGGCCAGGAAGCGTCGTGGGCGGCGGCCGGAATGATCGCGCCGCAAGCCGAGGCCGAGGGTCCCGGCCCATTCTTCGATTTTTGCATGAAGGCGCGCGACGTCTTCGAGACGACCGTCGAGCGCCTCGTGCGCGACGGCGGCGTCGATCCGGAATACGACCCAGCGGGCATTCTCTACGTCGCGCTGGACGCGGACGAGCGCGCTCAACTCGAGCGCCGCGCGAAGTGGCAGCGCAGCGCCGGTGCGACGCTCGAGGAGTTGAGCGGCGCCGAAGCGCGCCGGATCGAGCCGATGCTCTCGCCGGAGACGGTTTACGCGATTCACATGCCGACCAACCGGCGCACCGACAATCGCAAACTCACGCAGGCCTATGCCGCGGCTGCGCGCAAGGCGGGCGCTGAATTCGTCGAGAGCGCGCGGGTCGAGGCGCTGGCGCTTCAAGGCGAGCGCGCCAGCGGCGTGGTCATGGATGATGGCTCGATTCGCGAGGCCGACGTTGTAATCAACGCGGCCGGTTCGTGGGCGGGAGAGATTCGCGGCCTCGAGGCCGACCGGGTGAAACTGCATCCCGTGCGCGGGCAGATC from Candidatus Binataceae bacterium includes the following:
- the thiO gene encoding glycine oxidase ThiO gives rise to the protein MKAIVIGGGIIGCSVAWRLAAEGVATTVLERGRVGQEASWAAAGMIAPQAEAEGPGPFFDFCMKARDVFETTVERLVRDGGVDPEYDPAGILYVALDADERAQLERRAKWQRSAGATLEELSGAEARRIEPMLSPETVYAIHMPTNRRTDNRKLTQAYAAAARKAGAEFVESARVEALALQGERASGVVMDDGSIREADVVINAAGSWAGEIRGLEADRVKLHPVRGQIVCFDVAPGTIGPALFSLRGYLVPRRDGRLLAGSTMEEAGYNKSVTLAGIDKIARGAVAIAPALCGAAFREAWAGLRPATRDLLPVLGPSPSVANVLWAAGHFRSGILLSAITGAILADLVKGRSPAVELSAFSAARFREQ